One genomic segment of Natrononativus amylolyticus includes these proteins:
- a CDS encoding carbohydrate ABC transporter permease — MRPNDHETTRGTDADRDASGQTRTHAPVTDGGAALGGSGDAELKRGPLQRWVGRSIQNPERVYKAMFYTAAIFFLFTTLFPFYWLLMVALTPEGQLQDIVFTPNGFNPGAFVEVFEMLPFHWYMFNSFVIATASTALVLIVASLAGYAFGRLEFPGKTPMMLLVLVVSFFPPAAFFIPLNDLFNTPVTALEPIMSDGTLYNTPGAMVIPISAIFMPLSIFILTTFYAQIPDGLEDAARVEGTTRLGALFRVIIPLSAPGVATAGVLTFIAVYNEFFFSFLMTDGQPENWAPILEGILGYQGQYEILFNLMAAASIIGVLPVAIIVIVAQEKIVSGLTAGALKE; from the coding sequence ATGAGACCCAACGATCACGAGACGACTCGAGGCACCGACGCCGACAGAGACGCCAGCGGCCAGACCCGAACGCACGCCCCCGTTACCGACGGCGGGGCGGCGCTCGGGGGGTCCGGCGACGCCGAACTCAAGCGCGGACCGCTTCAGCGGTGGGTCGGCCGGTCGATCCAGAACCCCGAGCGCGTCTACAAGGCGATGTTCTACACCGCCGCGATCTTCTTCCTCTTTACGACGCTGTTCCCGTTCTACTGGCTGCTGATGGTCGCGTTGACTCCCGAGGGACAGCTACAGGACATCGTGTTCACCCCGAACGGGTTCAACCCCGGCGCGTTCGTCGAGGTGTTCGAGATGCTGCCGTTCCACTGGTACATGTTCAACAGCTTCGTCATCGCGACGGCCTCGACGGCCCTCGTGTTGATCGTCGCGAGCCTCGCGGGCTACGCGTTCGGCCGCCTCGAGTTCCCGGGGAAGACGCCGATGATGCTGCTCGTGCTGGTCGTCTCGTTCTTCCCACCGGCGGCGTTTTTCATCCCGCTGAACGACCTGTTCAACACGCCGGTCACGGCGTTAGAGCCGATCATGAGCGACGGCACGCTCTACAACACGCCGGGGGCGATGGTGATCCCGATCTCGGCGATCTTCATGCCGCTCTCGATTTTCATCCTGACGACGTTCTACGCACAGATTCCCGACGGGCTAGAAGACGCCGCCCGGGTCGAAGGGACGACCCGCCTGGGCGCGCTGTTCCGGGTCATCATCCCGCTGTCGGCTCCCGGCGTCGCGACCGCCGGCGTGTTGACGTTCATCGCGGTCTACAACGAGTTCTTCTTCTCGTTCCTGATGACCGACGGCCAGCCGGAGAACTGGGCGCCGATCCTCGAGGGAATCCTCGGCTACCAGGGGCAGTACGAGATCCTGTTCAACCTGATGGCCGCCGCGAGCATCATCGGCGTCCTCCCGGTCGCGATCATCGTGATCGTCGCCCAGGAGAAAATCGTCAGCGGACTCACCGCAGGAGCACTCAAGGAGTAA
- a CDS encoding ABC transporter ATP-binding protein has protein sequence MARVRLEHVTKRYEDVVAVDDMNLDIRDGEFVCLVGPSGCGKSTTMETIAGLTQPTEGKVYIGDDDVTTLAPKDRGVAMVFQNIALFPHMDVFDNISFGLRLRKYDDEEIERRVDQAADIVQLEGMLERMPDEMSGGQRQRVAIARAIVRNPDVFLMDEPLANLDAKLRVHMRTELQRLHKELDTTIVYVTHDQAEAMTMSDRIAVINAGKLQQIDPPLVCYNEPANLFVAGFIGSPSMNFLEGELTETGLRTDHFGLEFETDSIAGVQVGDRVTMGIRPEDVYLTERGQDVATPTEPIDVTTDVLEPMGDEVFVYLQFDETAERTMAEEEGVATASNQLLMSVSPDTRIEEDEDVDVVLDRSRIHLFDTASGNALSHGIDDLTDAGGETTAREAESDS, from the coding sequence ATGGCACGAGTACGACTCGAACACGTCACGAAGCGCTACGAAGACGTCGTCGCGGTCGACGACATGAACCTAGACATCAGAGACGGGGAGTTCGTCTGCCTCGTCGGCCCCTCCGGCTGTGGGAAGTCGACGACGATGGAGACCATCGCCGGCCTGACCCAGCCCACCGAAGGCAAGGTCTACATCGGTGACGACGACGTCACCACCCTCGCACCGAAAGATCGGGGCGTCGCGATGGTCTTCCAGAACATCGCGCTGTTCCCGCACATGGACGTCTTCGACAACATTTCCTTCGGCCTTCGGCTCCGCAAGTACGACGACGAGGAGATCGAACGGCGCGTCGACCAGGCGGCCGACATCGTCCAGCTCGAGGGAATGCTCGAGCGGATGCCCGACGAGATGTCCGGCGGCCAGCGCCAGCGGGTCGCGATCGCCCGCGCGATCGTCCGCAACCCGGACGTCTTCCTGATGGACGAGCCGCTGGCGAACCTCGACGCCAAGCTCCGGGTTCACATGCGGACGGAGCTCCAGCGCCTCCACAAGGAACTCGACACCACGATCGTCTACGTCACCCACGACCAGGCCGAAGCGATGACGATGTCCGACCGGATCGCCGTGATCAACGCCGGAAAACTCCAGCAGATCGACCCGCCGCTGGTCTGTTACAACGAGCCGGCGAACCTGTTCGTCGCCGGCTTCATCGGCTCGCCGTCGATGAACTTCCTCGAGGGGGAGCTGACCGAGACCGGGCTCAGAACGGACCACTTCGGCCTCGAGTTCGAGACCGACTCGATCGCCGGGGTGCAGGTCGGCGACCGCGTTACCATGGGGATACGGCCCGAGGACGTCTACCTCACCGAGCGCGGCCAGGACGTCGCCACCCCGACGGAGCCGATCGACGTCACGACGGACGTCCTCGAGCCGATGGGCGACGAGGTTTTCGTCTACCTCCAGTTCGACGAGACGGCAGAGCGGACGATGGCCGAAGAGGAGGGAGTCGCGACGGCGTCGAATCAGCTGTTGATGAGCGTCAGCCCCGACACGCGGATCGAGGAGGACGAGGACGTCGACGTCGTCCTCGACCGCTCGCGGATCCACCTGTTCGACACCGCCTCGGGGAACGCACTCTCCCACGGAATCGACGACCTCACCGACGCGGGTGGCGAAACGACGGCCCGGGAGGCCGAATCGGACAGCTGA
- a CDS encoding Gfo/Idh/MocA family protein, whose translation MTADRTAVRTGIVGLGNIGQYHADRLLDLGVSLVGGMDVSADARRRFTQRYDVDVYDDHQELYDSVDAVVVTTPNKYHEPYAVDALERDLHVLLEKPLAHTLESAERIASAAADSDGVCMVGFNNRFANAVQIVKNRIDRGDLGEVTHLEANYVRRRGVPGRGSWFTRRAVAGGGALIDLGVHAIDLSLYLLEYPSIREVTGVTRTEFGSREDYAYLEMWGEDAGPGAFDVDDSASAFIRCASGKTVSLEVAWATNRPANHEFVVRGTEAAARFDLLEEDLSFHAANKVGPDHLEDTSVTTAQNDTHADEQRAFFDAIAADADLGESVAQALAVQRIVDGIYRSSEAGRTVEIGESNG comes from the coding sequence GTGACGGCGGATCGCACGGCCGTCCGAACCGGCATCGTCGGGCTCGGAAACATCGGCCAGTACCACGCCGATCGGCTGCTCGACCTCGGCGTCTCGCTCGTCGGGGGAATGGACGTCTCCGCCGACGCGCGCAGACGCTTCACTCAGCGCTACGACGTCGACGTCTACGACGACCACCAGGAGCTGTACGACTCCGTCGACGCCGTCGTCGTCACGACGCCGAACAAGTACCACGAGCCGTACGCGGTCGACGCCCTCGAGCGGGACCTGCACGTTTTACTGGAGAAGCCCCTCGCACACACGCTCGAGAGCGCCGAGCGAATCGCGTCGGCCGCAGCCGACTCCGACGGCGTCTGCATGGTCGGCTTCAACAACCGGTTCGCCAACGCCGTCCAGATCGTCAAAAACCGGATCGACCGCGGCGACCTCGGCGAGGTCACTCACCTCGAGGCGAACTACGTGCGTCGGCGAGGGGTTCCCGGCCGGGGCTCGTGGTTCACCCGTCGCGCCGTCGCCGGCGGCGGCGCGCTGATCGACCTCGGCGTTCACGCGATCGATCTCTCGCTGTACCTCCTCGAGTACCCCTCGATTCGCGAGGTCACGGGCGTCACCCGGACGGAGTTCGGCTCGCGGGAGGACTACGCCTACCTCGAGATGTGGGGCGAGGACGCGGGCCCCGGCGCGTTCGACGTCGACGACTCCGCGAGCGCCTTCATCAGGTGTGCGTCGGGTAAAACCGTCTCCCTCGAGGTCGCGTGGGCGACGAACCGTCCGGCGAACCACGAGTTCGTCGTCCGCGGAACCGAAGCCGCCGCCCGGTTCGACCTGCTCGAGGAGGACCTCTCGTTTCACGCCGCGAACAAGGTCGGGCCGGACCACCTCGAGGACACGAGCGTGACGACCGCCCAGAACGACACCCACGCCGACGAGCAGCGGGCGTTCTTCGACGCGATCGCCGCCGACGCGGACCTCGGCGAGAGCGTCGCGCAGGCGCTGGCGGTCCAGCGGATCGTCGACGGGATCTACCGCTCGAGCGAGGCGGGCCGAACCGTCGAAATCGGCGAGTCGAACGGATAG
- a CDS encoding sugar phosphate isomerase/epimerase family protein, with protein sequence MKIGVHTPPLADESLEGALSYLSEIGVGAIEPGVGGFPGDDHLVRENVLDDEDAQTAICDLLAEYDVEISALATHNNPLHPDDRRASEADTELREAIRLADQLDVGVVTCFSGLPAGGPNDEVPNWITAPWPTEHADALEYQWEVAEEYWREIAAHADEHGVDVAIEMHPNMLVYEPHGMARLREATGERIGANFDPSHLYWQGISVTDAIRYLGERDAIHHFHAKDTRIYDEQAREKGVLDTTAYDDEPNRSWLFRSVGYGHGESHWKDVVSTLRMVGYDGTLSIEHEDSLTSSREGLEKAVELLERAIFEETPGEAYWAE encoded by the coding sequence ATGAAAATCGGCGTTCACACACCGCCGCTGGCGGACGAATCGCTCGAGGGTGCACTGTCGTATCTCAGCGAGATCGGTGTCGGCGCGATCGAACCCGGCGTCGGCGGGTTCCCCGGTGACGACCACCTCGTCCGCGAGAACGTGCTGGACGACGAGGACGCCCAGACGGCGATCTGCGACCTCCTCGCGGAGTACGACGTGGAGATCAGCGCGCTGGCGACGCACAACAACCCACTCCACCCCGACGACCGACGGGCGAGCGAAGCCGACACGGAACTTCGAGAGGCGATCCGGCTGGCCGACCAGCTCGACGTCGGCGTCGTCACCTGCTTTTCGGGCCTCCCCGCCGGCGGCCCGAACGACGAGGTCCCGAACTGGATCACCGCGCCGTGGCCCACCGAACACGCCGACGCCCTCGAGTATCAGTGGGAGGTCGCCGAGGAGTACTGGCGCGAGATCGCCGCGCACGCCGACGAGCACGGCGTCGACGTCGCGATCGAGATGCACCCGAACATGCTGGTGTACGAGCCCCACGGGATGGCCCGGTTGCGGGAGGCGACGGGCGAGCGGATCGGGGCGAACTTCGACCCCTCGCACCTCTACTGGCAGGGAATCTCGGTCACGGACGCGATCAGGTACCTGGGCGAGCGCGACGCGATCCACCACTTCCACGCCAAGGACACCCGTATTTACGACGAACAGGCCCGCGAGAAGGGCGTTCTCGACACGACCGCCTACGACGACGAGCCCAACCGCTCCTGGCTGTTCCGGTCGGTCGGCTACGGCCACGGCGAATCCCACTGGAAGGACGTCGTCTCGACGCTCCGGATGGTCGGCTACGACGGCACTCTCTCGATCGAACACGAAGACTCGCTGACCAGCTCCCGGGAGGGTCTCGAGAAAGCGGTCGAACTGCTCGAGCGAGCGATATTCGAGGAGACGCCGGGGGAGGCCTACTGGGCGGAGTGA
- a CDS encoding HalOD1 output domain-containing protein: MSEESSSTETPPSQAIIEAIAAHEGIDATDVEPPEYAPLYTAVNPEALDELFEPTQRSGDRVGGRVTLEYEGYEVVVHSDGSVELTDLSPSNGSVNSAAN, translated from the coding sequence ATGTCAGAAGAGTCCTCATCGACGGAGACGCCGCCCAGTCAGGCGATCATCGAGGCGATCGCGGCTCACGAAGGCATTGACGCGACCGACGTCGAACCGCCGGAGTACGCCCCCCTCTACACAGCCGTCAACCCGGAGGCGCTCGACGAACTGTTCGAACCGACCCAACGAAGCGGCGACCGCGTCGGCGGCCGCGTCACCCTCGAGTACGAGGGATACGAGGTCGTCGTTCACAGCGACGGCTCGGTCGAACTGACGGATCTCTCACCCTCAAACGGCTCGGTCAACAGCGCGGCGAACTGA
- a CDS encoding phosphatase PAP2 family protein, translating into MALLSVALELAAIVLTMLVTAALVIVGPRRLVAAFRDFRWRLEVAALPLAVLASVLVLRWGTADVLPRLSERVIGIRITGLLFEFERTLFGQSPVAVLQSFQTPELTSFFVFIYIYGYAFLLLFPFVAYFALEEMDELSTLILAYTVNYGIGLVCYVLFIAFGPRNFDTLLFEDVLYSAFPESGYLTYTVNESTNVFPSLHTSMAMTTFFLAILSRKQYPLWVPVSGFIAISVVVSTMYLGIHWFSDVAAGIALAAISVYVGVNYSIHGIVRTLQLYIGSQLEDDGTTGSR; encoded by the coding sequence ATGGCACTCCTCAGCGTCGCCCTCGAGCTCGCCGCCATCGTCCTGACGATGCTCGTTACGGCGGCGCTCGTCATCGTCGGCCCCCGCCGCCTCGTCGCCGCGTTCCGTGACTTCAGATGGCGCCTCGAGGTCGCCGCGCTCCCGCTCGCCGTGCTCGCGAGCGTTCTCGTCCTGCGCTGGGGGACCGCCGACGTCCTGCCGCGCCTCTCCGAGCGCGTCATCGGCATCCGGATCACGGGGCTGCTCTTCGAGTTCGAGCGAACGCTGTTCGGCCAGAGCCCCGTCGCCGTGCTTCAGTCGTTCCAGACGCCCGAACTCACGTCGTTTTTCGTCTTCATCTACATCTACGGCTACGCCTTCTTGCTGTTGTTCCCGTTCGTCGCCTACTTCGCACTCGAGGAGATGGACGAGCTCTCGACGCTGATCCTCGCGTACACGGTCAACTACGGCATCGGCCTCGTCTGCTACGTGCTGTTCATCGCGTTCGGTCCGCGTAACTTCGATACGCTGCTGTTCGAGGACGTCCTCTACAGCGCGTTCCCCGAATCCGGCTATCTGACCTACACGGTCAACGAGAGCACCAACGTCTTCCCGTCCTTGCACACCTCGATGGCGATGACGACGTTCTTCCTCGCGATTCTCTCCCGGAAGCAGTACCCGCTCTGGGTTCCCGTCTCCGGTTTCATCGCGATCAGCGTCGTCGTCTCGACGATGTACCTGGGAATTCACTGGTTCTCCGACGTCGCCGCCGGCATCGCCCTCGCCGCGATCAGCGTCTACGTCGGGGTGAACTACTCCATCCACGGCATCGTCAGGACCCTCCAGCTCTACATCGGTTCACAGCTCGAGGACGATGGCACGACCGGGAGTCGCTGA
- a CDS encoding ABC transporter substrate-binding protein, which produces MDDVAPSPTRRRLLGGLGVATASALAGCSERFWSRAEDTSPEQVSLTIKTLPSDDDPVATKISSKFADNLADAGIDVVREPVGEAELYREVLIDRDYDLFIARHPGFDELDALRSLLHSRFVSEQGWQNPFSFSDVTADEYLERQRSEEGGTRETTFEELFEHLLETAPYTTVAFPDHVGATNQAVAVDRPPRTLLDYVELLGREPEDGPRDGALRVGLFGQQVASRLNPIVVDLRDVSTQLGLLYDPLVRRVDGDELLWLAEEIEWEDDNGRVYATVTLRDGLTWHDDEPLDADDVAFTYRFLADTSLGEVEGGVPAPRYRGRQTLVDDVAALDSERVRFWFEDVSREVARRVFSIPLLPEHVWEATAEVIGDHRTEALAWDNEEPVGSGLFAFADSSDEHLRLEPFEEHVFRTLDDDELPSVFEGFSQYDGIEFRISPNAGAAVEALADGDIDLIASELRSENRAEVDERDELSLVRGTSRSFYVIGYNLRHPELTNLRFRQVLSQLIDRDHVVSEFFDGHAEPAASHSSLVGIHPDDWDRQTSRGVPTFPGTDGELDRDEARELFEEVGYRYDDGELIA; this is translated from the coding sequence ATGGATGATGTCGCTCCGTCGCCGACCCGACGGCGGCTACTCGGCGGACTCGGAGTGGCTACCGCGAGCGCGCTCGCGGGCTGTTCGGAGCGGTTCTGGTCGCGAGCGGAGGACACCTCACCCGAACAGGTCTCGCTGACGATCAAGACCCTTCCCTCCGACGACGACCCCGTCGCGACCAAGATCTCGAGTAAGTTCGCGGACAACCTCGCCGACGCCGGCATCGACGTCGTCCGCGAACCGGTCGGCGAGGCGGAGCTCTACCGCGAAGTGCTCATCGACCGCGACTACGACCTGTTTATCGCCCGCCACCCCGGCTTCGACGAACTAGACGCGCTGCGATCGTTGCTCCACTCGCGGTTCGTGAGCGAACAGGGCTGGCAGAATCCGTTTAGCTTCTCCGACGTCACCGCCGACGAGTACCTCGAGCGCCAGCGAAGCGAGGAGGGCGGTACCCGCGAGACGACGTTCGAGGAGCTGTTCGAGCACCTCCTCGAGACGGCGCCGTACACGACCGTCGCGTTTCCGGACCACGTCGGGGCCACGAACCAGGCGGTTGCCGTGGACCGGCCGCCCCGAACCTTGCTCGACTACGTCGAGTTGCTGGGACGGGAGCCCGAGGACGGTCCGCGAGATGGCGCGCTCCGCGTCGGGCTGTTCGGCCAGCAAGTCGCCAGCCGTCTGAACCCGATCGTCGTCGATCTCCGGGACGTCAGCACCCAGCTGGGACTCCTCTACGATCCGCTGGTCAGGCGCGTCGACGGCGACGAACTCCTCTGGCTGGCCGAGGAGATCGAGTGGGAGGACGACAACGGACGCGTGTACGCGACCGTCACGCTCCGCGACGGGCTCACCTGGCACGACGACGAACCGCTCGACGCCGACGACGTCGCGTTCACCTACCGCTTTCTCGCGGACACGTCGCTCGGCGAGGTCGAAGGCGGGGTCCCTGCCCCCCGGTACCGGGGTCGACAGACGCTCGTCGACGACGTCGCCGCCCTCGACTCGGAGCGCGTTCGCTTCTGGTTCGAGGACGTCTCCCGCGAGGTCGCCCGCCGGGTGTTTTCGATCCCGCTACTTCCCGAACACGTCTGGGAGGCGACCGCGGAGGTCATCGGCGACCACCGAACCGAAGCGCTCGCCTGGGACAACGAGGAGCCGGTCGGCTCGGGGCTGTTCGCCTTCGCCGACTCGAGCGACGAACACCTCCGGCTCGAGCCGTTCGAAGAGCACGTGTTCCGAACGCTCGACGACGACGAGCTGCCGTCCGTTTTCGAGGGGTTCTCCCAGTACGACGGGATCGAGTTTCGGATCTCGCCGAACGCCGGAGCGGCGGTCGAAGCGCTCGCGGACGGCGATATCGACCTCATCGCGAGCGAGCTGCGCTCGGAGAACAGAGCGGAGGTGGACGAACGGGACGAACTCTCGCTCGTTCGCGGTACGTCACGCTCGTTCTACGTGATCGGGTACAACCTTCGCCATCCGGAGCTCACGAACCTGCGGTTCAGGCAGGTTCTCTCGCAGCTCATCGACCGAGACCACGTGGTCTCGGAGTTCTTCGACGGTCACGCCGAACCGGCGGCGTCACACAGCTCGCTCGTCGGTATCCACCCCGACGACTGGGATCGGCAGACGAGCCGGGGGGTTCCGACGTTCCCGGGAACCGACGGCGAACTCGACCGGGACGAGGCGCGCGAGCTGTTCGAGGAGGTCGGCTACCGGTACGACGACGGGGAGCTGATAGCCTGA
- a CDS encoding tubulin/FtsZ family protein, translating to MKLALIGFGQAGGKVVDEFLAYDASIDNGFVEGAIAVNSATADLAGLERVPEENRVLIGQSRVKGHGVGADNELGAAVAEEDIDEIQAAVDRVPVHDLDAFLVVAGMGGGTGSGGAPVLAKHLKRIYTEPVYGLGILPGTDEGGIYTLNAARSFQTFVHEVDNLLVFDNDSWRQTGESVGSGYSRINREIVERFGLLFAAGEVGADDTVAESVVDSSEIINTLSGGGISTIGHASEDVETDSGGLLSRFGGGEDSSNEISATNRMTSLVRKATLGRLTLPCAVSSTDRALVVATGSPTHLNRKGVERGRSWLEEETGSMEVRGGDYPLPGAGEVGSIVLLSGVTDVPRVKQLQGIAIEAQETGEAIRARSQNDFASLLDTGNEIDALF from the coding sequence ATGAAACTCGCACTCATCGGATTCGGACAGGCAGGCGGGAAGGTAGTCGACGAGTTCCTCGCGTACGACGCGTCGATCGATAACGGTTTCGTGGAGGGGGCGATCGCCGTCAACTCCGCGACGGCAGACCTCGCGGGTCTCGAGCGGGTCCCCGAGGAGAACCGCGTGCTCATCGGCCAGTCCCGCGTGAAGGGCCACGGCGTCGGTGCCGACAACGAACTCGGCGCCGCCGTCGCAGAGGAGGACATCGACGAGATCCAGGCCGCGGTCGACCGCGTCCCGGTTCACGATCTCGACGCGTTTCTCGTGGTCGCCGGAATGGGCGGTGGCACCGGCTCGGGCGGCGCCCCCGTCCTCGCGAAGCACCTGAAGCGGATCTACACCGAACCGGTGTACGGACTGGGTATCCTCCCCGGCACGGACGAGGGGGGAATCTACACGCTGAACGCCGCGCGGTCGTTCCAGACGTTCGTCCACGAGGTGGACAACCTGCTGGTCTTCGACAACGACTCCTGGCGACAGACCGGCGAGTCGGTCGGGAGCGGCTACAGCCGGATCAACCGGGAGATCGTCGAGCGGTTCGGCCTGCTGTTCGCCGCCGGCGAGGTCGGCGCCGACGACACCGTCGCCGAGAGCGTCGTCGACTCCTCGGAGATCATCAACACCCTCTCGGGCGGCGGCATCTCGACGATCGGCCACGCGAGCGAGGACGTCGAAACCGACTCCGGCGGTCTCCTCTCGCGATTCGGCGGCGGCGAGGACTCGAGCAACGAGATTTCGGCGACGAATCGCATGACGAGTCTCGTCCGGAAGGCGACGCTCGGGCGGCTCACGCTCCCGTGTGCGGTCTCGAGCACCGACCGCGCGCTGGTCGTCGCGACCGGCTCGCCGACCCACCTCAACCGCAAGGGCGTCGAGCGCGGCCGGTCGTGGCTCGAGGAGGAGACCGGCTCGATGGAGGTCCGCGGCGGCGACTACCCCCTGCCCGGCGCCGGTGAGGTCGGCAGCATCGTCCTCCTCTCGGGGGTCACCGACGTCCCGCGGGTCAAACAGCTCCAGGGGATCGCGATCGAGGCCCAGGAGACCGGCGAGGCCATCCGCGCACGCAGCCAGAACGACTTCGCGAGCCTGCTGGACACCGGTAACGAGATCGACGCGCTCTTCTGA
- a CDS encoding TIGR04024 family LLM class F420-dependent oxidoreductase, with amino-acid sequence MTDRTIHLPVAAQPSVDSLVDLARLGEARGYGRAWLPETWGRDFVTVLTSIARETDEIGIGPSIANVYSRSPTLLGQTATTLQEVSDGRLRVGIGPSGPAVIEGWHGVEFDRPLRRTREYIEIMRTVMAGETLNYDGDVFSLAGFRLRCDPPETPVPIDAAGMGPKSVELAGRFADGWHAIVFTPDGLEERLEDLERGIELGGRDPADVRTTLSLTACALEDGERARDLARQHLAFYVGAMGTYYRESLSRQGYQDEAHDIAAAWASGNHGEALSHISDELLDDLGAAGTPERAREELRKFEVLEGVDEIAIGFPRGATTEEIEATIETLAPEA; translated from the coding sequence ATGACAGATCGAACGATCCACCTGCCCGTCGCTGCACAGCCGAGCGTCGACTCGCTGGTCGACCTCGCCCGTCTCGGAGAGGCTCGCGGTTACGGCCGCGCCTGGCTCCCCGAAACGTGGGGGCGGGACTTCGTCACCGTACTGACGAGCATCGCCCGCGAGACGGACGAGATCGGGATCGGACCGAGCATCGCCAACGTCTACTCCCGCTCGCCGACCCTGCTCGGCCAGACGGCGACGACCCTCCAGGAGGTTTCCGACGGCCGCCTCCGCGTCGGCATCGGCCCGAGCGGTCCCGCGGTGATCGAGGGCTGGCACGGCGTCGAGTTCGACCGCCCGCTGCGGCGCACCCGCGAGTACATCGAGATCATGCGGACCGTGATGGCCGGGGAGACGCTGAACTACGACGGCGACGTCTTCTCGCTGGCTGGCTTCCGCCTGCGGTGTGATCCGCCCGAGACGCCGGTTCCGATCGACGCAGCCGGCATGGGTCCGAAATCCGTCGAACTCGCCGGTCGGTTCGCCGACGGCTGGCACGCCATCGTCTTCACCCCCGACGGCCTCGAGGAGCGCCTCGAGGACCTAGAGCGCGGGATCGAACTCGGCGGCCGCGACCCGGCGGACGTCCGGACCACGCTCTCGCTGACCGCGTGTGCGCTCGAGGACGGCGAGCGGGCGCGCGACCTCGCTCGCCAGCACCTCGCGTTCTACGTAGGCGCGATGGGCACCTACTACCGGGAGTCGCTCTCGAGACAGGGCTACCAGGACGAAGCCCACGACATCGCGGCGGCCTGGGCCAGCGGCAACCACGGGGAGGCGCTCTCGCACATCTCCGACGAACTGCTCGACGACCTCGGGGCGGCCGGGACGCCCGAGCGCGCCCGCGAGGAACTCCGGAAGTTCGAGGTGCTCGAGGGGGTCGACGAAATCGCGATCGGCTTCCCCAGGGGGGCGACGACGGAGGAGATCGAAGCGACGATCGAGACCCTCGCGCCCGAGGCTTGA
- a CDS encoding MBL fold metallo-hydrolase, whose translation MTADPIPVGTGTPEGHNTAYLLADHDALVDPGPPTADARRDLLAGLERREYDVRDLESVLVTHWHADHAGLAPELAAAAEATIAMGAADAPLVAEYATERERRLERDAETMARWGVPPAVVEAVVAGDEPSPMPDSVPVDALADGETIAGLEVVATPGHTLGHVAFASASDLLVGDAALPTYTPNVGGSDTRTSDPLADYERTLERLDSRAETLRPGHGTALEADRIAEIRSHNRERTDRIREALEERGAATPWELAGDLFGDLEGVHAKFGAGEAAAHLAALEREGAAESRLEDGGRVYDAR comes from the coding sequence ATGACCGCGGACCCGATTCCGGTAGGGACCGGCACGCCCGAGGGCCACAACACGGCCTACCTTCTCGCGGACCACGACGCGCTCGTCGATCCCGGCCCGCCGACTGCCGACGCCCGGCGGGACCTGCTGGCGGGCCTCGAGCGGCGCGAGTACGACGTCCGCGACCTCGAGTCCGTCCTCGTCACCCACTGGCACGCCGACCACGCGGGCCTCGCACCCGAACTGGCGGCGGCGGCAGAGGCGACGATCGCGATGGGTGCGGCGGACGCGCCGCTGGTCGCCGAGTACGCCACAGAACGCGAGCGCCGGCTCGAGCGCGACGCCGAGACGATGGCTCGCTGGGGCGTTCCGCCAGCGGTCGTGGAGGCGGTCGTCGCCGGCGACGAGCCGTCGCCGATGCCGGATTCGGTTCCCGTCGACGCGCTGGCCGACGGCGAGACGATCGCGGGACTCGAGGTGGTCGCGACGCCCGGGCACACCCTCGGTCACGTCGCGTTCGCCTCGGCGTCCGACCTGCTCGTCGGCGACGCGGCGCTGCCGACGTACACCCCGAACGTCGGCGGCAGCGACACCAGGACGAGCGACCCGCTCGCGGACTACGAGCGGACCCTCGAGCGCCTCGACTCCCGCGCGGAGACGCTGCGGCCGGGCCACGGGACGGCACTCGAGGCCGACCGCATCGCGGAGATCCGAAGCCACAACCGCGAGCGCACCGATCGGATTCGGGAGGCGCTCGAGGAGCGCGGCGCAGCGACCCCGTGGGAACTCGCGGGCGACCTGTTCGGCGATCTCGAGGGCGTCCACGCCAAGTTCGGGGCCGGCGAGGCGGCGGCGCACCTGGCGGCGCTCGAGCGGGAGGGAGCGGCGGAGAGTCGCCTCGAGGACGGGGGTCGGGTGTACGACGCCCGGTAG